One segment of Desulfosudis oleivorans Hxd3 DNA contains the following:
- a CDS encoding DUF362 domain-containing protein: MDRRQFLKHLALWYAGMVATAPVFRLPAEALALPSEKPEIVVGRGQDYPALVKAVIRQAGGMERFVKKGHRVVIKPNIGWDRTPEQGANTHPLVVRTLVELALGAGAASVSVFDRTCNEERRCYQNSGIKPVLDAMGDRRVRCEFIDDRRFVPVTIARGKALTEWPFYKEALAADCYINVPVAKHHGLTGVTLGLKNIMGIIGGSRGQIHHRIDQNLADLNSVLRPDLTVVDATRILTKNGPQGGSLEDVSIRHTVFVSTDPVAADAYGTTLFDLAPDAVAPTVAAYKMGLGEMDMDKCRIIEV; encoded by the coding sequence ATGGATCGACGTCAGTTTTTAAAGCACCTGGCCCTGTGGTATGCCGGGATGGTGGCCACGGCGCCGGTGTTTCGCCTTCCGGCCGAGGCCCTGGCCCTGCCATCGGAAAAGCCGGAAATCGTGGTGGGCCGGGGCCAGGATTATCCGGCCCTGGTAAAGGCCGTGATCCGCCAGGCCGGGGGCATGGAGCGGTTTGTGAAAAAAGGCCACCGGGTGGTGATCAAGCCCAACATCGGATGGGACCGGACCCCTGAACAGGGGGCCAACACCCATCCCCTGGTGGTCCGGACCCTGGTGGAACTGGCCCTTGGCGCCGGTGCCGCGTCGGTGTCGGTGTTTGACCGCACCTGCAACGAGGAGCGGCGCTGCTACCAGAACAGCGGCATCAAACCGGTGCTGGACGCCATGGGCGATCGCCGGGTAAGATGCGAATTTATTGATGACCGCCGGTTTGTGCCGGTGACCATTGCCCGGGGCAAGGCACTCACCGAGTGGCCCTTCTATAAAGAGGCGCTGGCGGCGGACTGTTATATCAATGTACCGGTTGCCAAGCACCACGGCCTGACCGGCGTCACCCTGGGCCTGAAAAACATCATGGGCATCATCGGCGGCAGCCGGGGCCAGATTCACCACCGAATCGACCAGAACCTGGCCGACCTGAACTCGGTGCTGCGGCCGGACCTGACCGTTGTGGATGCCACCCGCATTCTGACAAAAAACGGGCCCCAGGGCGGCAGCCTGGAAGATGTGAGCATTCGCCACACGGTTTTTGTTTCCACCGATCCGGTGGCCGCCGACGCCTATGGCACGACCCTGTTCGACCTGGCGCCGGACGCCGTGGCCCCAACAGTAGCGGCCTACAAGATGGGTCTGGGTGAGATGGACATGGATAAATGTCGGATCATTGAAGTTTAG
- a CDS encoding DUF1365 family protein has translation MNSKIFCVDLYHRRYEPVAHEFHYPLYIYVIDLEELAALDREVPLFGYNRKALVSIHDRDYLSDAAGTIKDKLFRLLEQEGLRETVHTVYLVTAARYAGYVFNPVSFYYCLGADDAVACIVAEVNNTFGERHIYVLKDHLPAPEGWAASFRTTKRFHVSPFFPRQGEYEFFFSPIGETMDIRINYYREGRPQLKTRLKGHCLPLTRRTLAMTVVRRPIQAVMSIPRIFYQAIILHYKKGLPINSKPAPMDPRTMEKAPSPVLQRIYRSAVGGVLSTLRQGSLTLVLPDGRRQVHGRLGKQQEGVIEVHHHAFFKKLFFSADIGLGEAYMAGDWSSPDLAGAIKVLACNIEALDQRTSVLPAFTRIIDFARHRRRANTVPGARQNIGAHYDTSNAFFSLVLDPTMTYSCGLFERPTDDLHQSQLNKIARICEKAGIQATDHVLEIGTGWGGFAVEAVRQTGCALTTTTISQEQHDYVTRMVSRLEMEDRIEVLQQDYRHLRGRFDKIVSIEMLEAVGHEYYRDYFSICASLLKPGGRMVVQVITIPHKRYHAYRRRADWIQKYIFPGGMLPSREILEETINRWTSLQVAEVTALGSHYVPTLAAWRNNLLARRAQIEKLGFDDRAFRMWEYYFASCEAGFSAGIIDNIHMVLEKPAP, from the coding sequence ATGAACTCAAAAATCTTTTGCGTAGACCTTTACCACAGGCGCTACGAACCGGTTGCCCATGAGTTCCACTATCCGCTTTACATCTATGTGATCGATCTTGAAGAGCTGGCCGCCCTGGACCGGGAGGTGCCGCTTTTCGGATACAACCGGAAAGCGCTGGTATCGATCCACGACAGGGACTACCTTTCCGACGCGGCGGGCACCATCAAAGACAAGCTCTTTCGGCTGCTTGAACAGGAGGGGCTGCGCGAAACGGTTCACACCGTTTACCTGGTCACCGCGGCCCGGTATGCCGGTTATGTTTTCAACCCGGTGAGCTTTTATTACTGCCTGGGGGCGGACGACGCTGTTGCCTGCATCGTGGCGGAAGTGAACAACACCTTTGGCGAGCGCCATATCTATGTGCTCAAGGACCACCTCCCCGCCCCTGAGGGCTGGGCGGCGTCCTTTCGGACCACCAAGCGGTTTCATGTTTCTCCTTTTTTCCCGCGGCAGGGGGAATATGAGTTTTTCTTTTCCCCCATCGGCGAAACAATGGATATCCGCATCAATTATTACCGGGAGGGCCGGCCCCAGCTGAAAACCCGGCTGAAGGGGCACTGCCTGCCGCTGACCCGCCGGACCCTGGCCATGACAGTGGTCCGCCGTCCGATCCAGGCGGTCATGTCCATTCCCCGCATTTTCTATCAGGCGATCATTCTTCATTACAAAAAAGGGCTCCCCATTAACAGCAAGCCGGCGCCCATGGACCCGCGAACCATGGAAAAAGCCCCGTCGCCCGTTCTTCAGAGAATATACCGGTCAGCGGTGGGGGGCGTGTTGTCCACGCTGCGGCAGGGCAGCCTCACCCTGGTGCTGCCGGACGGCCGCCGGCAGGTTCATGGCCGGCTCGGAAAACAGCAGGAAGGCGTCATTGAAGTACACCATCACGCGTTTTTTAAAAAGTTGTTTTTCAGTGCCGACATTGGCCTGGGCGAAGCCTACATGGCCGGGGACTGGTCAAGCCCGGACCTGGCCGGCGCCATAAAAGTCCTGGCCTGCAACATCGAGGCCCTGGACCAGCGGACCAGCGTCCTGCCCGCTTTTACCAGGATCATCGACTTTGCCCGGCACCGCCGGCGGGCCAACACGGTGCCCGGTGCCCGGCAAAACATCGGGGCCCACTATGACACCAGCAACGCGTTTTTCAGCCTGGTCCTGGACCCTACGATGACCTATTCCTGCGGCCTATTTGAACGCCCGACAGATGATCTGCATCAGTCCCAGCTGAACAAAATTGCGCGTATCTGTGAAAAAGCCGGCATTCAGGCCACCGACCACGTGCTGGAGATCGGCACGGGGTGGGGCGGTTTTGCCGTTGAGGCGGTGCGGCAAACCGGGTGCGCCCTCACCACCACCACTATCTCCCAGGAACAGCATGACTATGTGACACGAATGGTTTCCCGGCTGGAAATGGAAGACCGCATTGAGGTGCTGCAGCAGGACTATCGGCACCTGCGGGGCCGCTTTGACAAAATTGTTTCCATTGAGATGCTGGAGGCGGTGGGCCACGAATATTACAGGGACTATTTTTCCATCTGCGCGTCCCTGCTGAAACCCGGTGGCCGAATGGTGGTTCAGGTGATCACCATTCCCCATAAGCGTTACCATGCCTATCGCCGGCGGGCGGACTGGATACAGAAGTACATTTTCCCCGGCGGCATGCTGCCTTCCCGGGAAATTCTGGAAGAGACCATCAATCGCTGGACATCCCTGCAGGTGGCCGAAGTGACGGCCCTCGGCTCCCATTACGTGCCCACGCTGGCCGCGTGGCGGAACAACCTGCTGGCCCGGCGGGCGCAAATCGAAAAGCTGGGGTTTGACGACCGGGCGTTTCGCATGTGGGAGTACTATTTTGCCTCCTGTGAGGCCGGGTTTTCAGCCGGTATTATTGACAATATACATATGGTTCTGGAAAAACCGGCCCCATAA
- a CDS encoding NAD(P)/FAD-dependent oxidoreductase yields MQTEKDIKTVAVIGGGVTGIVAAYLMDRKYKVTLFEKNDYLGGHTNTQLVADGSGSQVPVDTGFIVFNDRTYPHFTTFLKQLKVAAADAPMSFGYYNRAKDVQFCSRVPGGLFADRKNLFRPWYWRMVGEILRFNRQARRDLYGGRLGDMTLGDYLSVNRYSPAFQDYYLLPMAGAIWSSPAGHINRFPCESFFRFYDNHGLLSATDHPQWKTICNGSVQYVRAFEKVFTGQVRLNASVLNVARTAEGVMVTTTDGPPAVFDAAIIASHADQALAMLEDPDETEKTVLGAWTYSRNTTVLHGDRSLMPPSVRAWAAWNYMDDGTPASRVALTYYMNMLQGLPGGRDFFVTLNAPWPIKPEAITYQVLYEHPIYDTAALVSQKHLPLIRPERNTYFCGSYCGYGFHEDGTRAAVTVARHLGVEL; encoded by the coding sequence ATGCAGACGGAAAAGGACATTAAGACAGTGGCCGTCATCGGCGGCGGGGTCACCGGCATTGTGGCCGCCTACCTGATGGACAGAAAATACAAGGTCACCCTGTTTGAAAAAAATGACTACCTCGGTGGCCACACCAACACGCAGCTGGTGGCGGACGGATCGGGCAGCCAGGTGCCGGTGGACACGGGGTTTATCGTTTTCAACGACCGGACCTATCCCCACTTTACCACCTTTTTGAAGCAACTGAAGGTAGCGGCGGCCGATGCGCCCATGTCCTTCGGCTATTACAACAGGGCAAAGGACGTGCAGTTCTGCAGCCGTGTTCCGGGGGGGCTTTTTGCCGACCGGAAAAACCTTTTCCGGCCCTGGTACTGGCGCATGGTTGGAGAGATCCTCCGGTTCAACCGGCAGGCCCGGCGCGATCTTTACGGCGGCAGGCTGGGGGACATGACCCTGGGTGACTACCTTTCGGTCAACCGTTATTCTCCGGCCTTTCAGGACTACTACCTGCTGCCCATGGCCGGGGCCATCTGGTCCTCTCCGGCCGGTCATATCAACCGGTTTCCCTGTGAGTCCTTTTTTCGGTTTTACGACAACCATGGGCTGCTCAGTGCCACCGACCACCCCCAGTGGAAAACCATTTGCAATGGTTCCGTGCAGTATGTACGCGCGTTTGAAAAAGTTTTTACCGGCCAGGTGCGGCTCAACGCTTCTGTTCTGAACGTGGCCCGGACCGCCGAAGGCGTTATGGTCACCACGACGGACGGACCGCCGGCTGTTTTTGACGCGGCGATCATCGCGTCCCATGCCGATCAGGCGTTGGCCATGCTCGAAGACCCGGATGAGACGGAAAAGACGGTGCTGGGGGCCTGGACCTATTCCCGGAACACCACCGTGCTGCATGGCGACCGCTCCCTCATGCCGCCGTCGGTCAGGGCCTGGGCCGCCTGGAACTACATGGACGACGGAACTCCGGCATCCCGGGTGGCCCTCACCTATTACATGAACATGCTCCAGGGCCTGCCCGGCGGGAGAGACTTTTTTGTGACCCTTAACGCGCCCTGGCCCATAAAACCGGAGGCCATCACCTACCAGGTCCTTTACGAACACCCCATCTATGATACCGCGGCCCTTGTGTCCCAGAAACACCTGCCGTTGATACGGCCTGAGCGTAACACCTATTTCTGCGGCAGTTACTGCGGTTACGGGTTTCATGAGGATGGGACCCGGGCCGCGGTAACCGTGGCCCGCCACCTCGGAGTCGAGCTATGA
- a CDS encoding DUF2177 family protein, with the protein MSVIKLSMVYVGMLAGFLVIDLVWLGVVARSMYRKHLGYLMAPQVNWGAAIVFYLVFVFGLFFFAVLPGIETKALAKTLVSGCLFGVLCYATYDLTNLATIKQWPLAITLIDMVWGAVLSTCVTAIGFALAKWLSP; encoded by the coding sequence ATGTCGGTAATAAAACTGTCAATGGTGTACGTCGGCATGCTGGCAGGCTTTCTGGTGATCGACCTTGTCTGGCTGGGCGTTGTTGCCAGAAGCATGTATCGAAAGCACCTGGGGTACCTGATGGCCCCCCAGGTCAACTGGGGAGCGGCCATCGTATTTTACCTGGTTTTTGTGTTCGGCCTCTTCTTTTTTGCCGTGCTGCCGGGAATTGAAACCAAGGCCCTGGCAAAAACCCTGGTTTCAGGATGCCTGTTCGGCGTGCTCTGCTACGCCACCTATGACCTGACCAACCTGGCCACCATAAAACAGTGGCCCCTGGCCATCACCCTGATTGACATGGTCTGGGGCGCGGTGCTCAGCACCTGCGTGACCGCTATCGGTTTTGCCCTGGCAAAATGGCTGTCACCGTAA